The following is a genomic window from Clostridium sp..
CCACTCTTAATTCACTGCAATTTTCAACCCAGGAGGAATAGGCTTGAGCACCATTTATATATAATTTTTCACCAACATTATTGTTAAAATTGATATTCCTGTCCTGCAGTATAGTAAAGTGCTGATCTTTGTAGGCATAATTCATTTTTACAAATTTTTCATTGTCATTATCAGGTATATTTATATTTACAAGCTTGAATCCATCAGGTATATGAGATGGTTTAGCAACCTTATGACCAAAGCTGTTCTCAACAGAATTCATATTCATAAGGTGAGGAGAAACTGATGAAATGGAAGCAGAAGTGTTTTTCTGTACGTTATTGTTCTCTTCAGAAGTATTCTTTTCAAGAGAAGCCTGATTGGAAGAAACATCTCCATCCGCTTGTTTTTTGCCTTCAGAATCAGTAGATACAATCTCAGATTGAATATCCTTCGGTGCTATCTTATTTTCTGTTTTGTCTTTTGCAGAAGGAACGTTATTTACTGGATTCAATATATCATTAATTTTTGTGTCTGCACTTGATTTGTCATTTATATCAGTAGTATGTTTAGTATCTTTTAAGTCTTTAGATGCTTTATCAGCATTTTGCGTATTCTCTTTATTATTATAAGCATACTTGTCATCCTTTAAAGCAGTATTATTCAAAGACGGATTGATAATTGAATTCTTTATTAAATTCCCCAGGTTTTCCAGTTGCCTTTCTGTGGCAGATATATTCAAACTGTATTTTTTATCTATTTTATCAGGAAAAAGATAGCTATAGCCTGTAGTGGCAAAAGCCATAAATGCAGCACATATACCGGCAACATAAGCAGGTCGTATTCTCATTTTGTTTTGCTTTTTACATCTACTTAAAGTTTCTTGTTTTAGTTCATCTGTCATATGTATATCTTTCAAAGATGAATTAACTATATCTCTAAAAAATTTTATATTATCCTTCATATTCAATAGTACCACCTATATTATATTTTAATAAATCCCTTGCCCTGTAAAGTCTACTTCTCACAGTTCCCTCCGGTATTTTTAAAGTCTGGCTTATCTCTGGTGTAGATAATTCATTATAATAATATAAAAGTATAACTTCCTTATATTTCTTAGGTAAATCCATAACCTTTTTTAACAAATCCTCATATTCTATATTTTTAATTGCCTTACTATCTATATCAATGGAATTTTCTCTTATATTCAGCACTCCGTATTCTGGGTCCTGAAATCTCAGCACCCGTTTAATCCATGAACTTCTGAGGACATCCCTGCAGGTATTTATGGTTATAGCCAGTATCCAGGTTTTTTCACTACTTTGTCCATTAAATTTGTGAAAGTTTTTGTAGACTTTTATAAATACTTCCTGAAATACATCTTCGGCTAAGTGCCTATCCTTGAGATATACGAAGGCTGTTCGGAGTACATCATTACCATAGGAATTCATCAATCTTTCCAATTCGTTGTCCAAGTTATTCTCCTTTCCATATATTAGACGAAATATATTGACGTTCTGCTTCTTGTTATCTCCATAAACTTAGTTATATTATAATACATTTTTATTGCTTTAGGAAACTAAGTGATAATATTAAAATATTATGAATTTTTATTTGACTTTCATAAGCTTATATAGTAAACTTTTACATGACAGTCAAAACAATTTTGTAAATGTTTACTACATGAGTTGGAAACTATGATGAATTCCCTTAATTTGGGCACCTAGGGAGTTAGGAGTTAGTGGTGCAACCTGCCAACAATTAAATTAAATTTAATTGTTGGTTTTTTGTATTTTAAAATGCTAAGTTAAATCAAATTGACATAAAAAGGGGGAAATTAAATGAACAAAAATGGTGATTTACATGCTGACAGCCTTAAGAAAAGCTTTTTTAAATCATATCTGATTTTTTTTGCACTGATAGTCTTTTCAATTATTGTTATATCTGCAATAGCATTTTTTAGTTCCAAAAGTGCCCTCACAAAGTTAGGAGAAACAGCTCTCAACAATAAGGTACAGATGGGACTGGCTATGATGGAGAGCCTGGAAAATCAGGTTGATGCCGGTAAAATCAGCAGAAATGATGCACAGGAACTTTTTAGAACAAAGATGCTGAATGCAAAAGGCAAGGATGGTAAGACAAGAAATTTGAACTCAAAATTGGAAATGAATGTACAGGCATACATGTATGCCATTGATAAAAACGGGAAGGAAATGATGCACCCTTTTAAAGAAGGTGAAAATATTTCAAATATTAAGGATGGAAGTGGTAACAGCGTTGTAAAACTAATAATTGATGAAGGAAATAATCCTAAAAACAATGGTATAATACATTTTCAATGGAAAAACCCGGGAGAAAAATCTACAAGAGCAAAAATGGATGCCGTAGCTTATTTTCAGCCCTGGGGCTGGTATGTAAATGTAGGATGTTATGAATCGGATTTTTATAAGCCCGTTTATAAAATATTAAGGTTTATAATTATAGTTTCATTGGTTTTGATGGCTGCTTCCATGTTTTTTATAATGAGTATTATGAAGAAAAAAATAGAACCATTACAAAATATAGTACAATCCATGGAATGGGTATCTAAAGGAAACATGCAGGTTAAGGTGGATGTAAAAAACAGTGATGAAATGGGGTATATAGGAAATATATTTAATAGGATGACTCTAAATATCAGAGATATACTTGTGAAAATAAAGCAGATAACTGAAGTGCTGGATCATAAAGTTGAAGCTATAAATTCATCTTCAGATATTGCATCCCAAAATTCAAATAATGTAAAAGAGGCAATGGATCAAATATCTTCTGCTATAAATAATTCTGCTAAGGATATGCAGGAAAGTTTTAATAGTATTAAATTTTTATCAGAAAATATAGATGAAGTTAGAAATAGTAGTGTTGCTATGAAAGATGAGGCAGCATCTGCCACAAGCTTGAATTCAAGAATTGTAGAGGTACTTGCCGACCTGGAAGATAAAAGTTCACAGAGCATAGCTTCATCAAAGGATATAAATGATAAAATTGAGAAACTGCTTGGCAAGTCAAATGAAATATCCGGTATAGTAAATGTTATAGAAAATATATCAAATGAAATAAATTTATTGTCTTTAAATGCATCAATAGAATCAGCAAGGGCAGGAGAAGCCGGCAGAGGCTTTTCAGTAGTGTCCGAGCAGATTAAAAAATTGTCAAACGATACGTCGGACTCTGTTAGTAAAATACGCAGTCTTATTGACGATCTTATTTCTACAATAAATACCTCAGCAGATAGTGTGAAGGAATCCGGAACTGTTGCCGAATCTCAGATAGCGACTATAAATGAGACGAAAAATACTTTAAATAAAGTGTCATCTTTTATACAAAAAATACCTGAAATAATTAAGAAGAATGTGGATAAAATAGATGATGTTCACAAAAATGCGGATGTTGTAACCTCATCTATGGATTTGGTAGTTTCTGCAACTGAAGAAATATCCGCATCTTCTGAAGAAATAAATGCATCGACTTCAGAAGTAAGCCAGAATGTTGGGCATATAAGAAATCTTTCTGATGAATTGAGGGATTTTTCAAATGAATTGAACTCGAAGTTGTCCCATTTTAAATTGTAGTAACATTTTTTGATGATTATGTATAATATAAAATAAACGTAAGAAAGTAAAATTTATACTTGATTAAATTTTATATATGTAGTATTATAAATTTGATTTAAGTGAGATAATAATGAATTGCAATGATGAGAAGAGTAAATTATTATTTGCCTATTAGAGAGGATTTCCCATGGATGGAAGGAAATCTTAGTCAATAATGATTGAAGTGCATCTTTGAGCTCTGAATTGAAGCCTAGTAGACTTCAGCGTGTATGCCCGTTAGAGCATTGAGGTATGATTGTACCAAAAAAAGAGTTGTCTTATTTTAATGGATTTATTTCCTTTATTTGAGATAAACAGAGTGGAACCGCGGAAGTAATCTTCTGCCTCTGAATTGAGGCAGAAGATTTTTTACTTTTTGGAATCCGAAATCCCGAAAGTAAAATTAGAATTTATTATAAAAGTATTTATGGGAGGAATAATTATGAATTCTGTAGGATATTTTGATTCAATTGCAGATAAGTGGAATGTAATAAGAGAGGAGTATTTTGAAGATAAATTAAAGTATATAGCACTTTCGCAATTTGATATAAAAGATAAGATCTGTGCAGATCTAGGGTGCGGAACAGGTTTTATATCTCAGGCACTCTCTATAGATGCAAAGCTGGTATTTTCTATCGATAATTCAAGAAACATGTTGAGGCAGCTTCATAATGAGACTCTGGAAAAAGGTATTAAAAATATATATCCTATAAAAGGAAGCATATCGGATTTGCCTCTCTTTGATGAATCAATTGATGCTGTTTTTATAAATATGGCACTGCATCATGTAGTAGATGCAGAGAAGGCCGTAAGGGAAATGTACAGAGTACTCAAAAAAGATGGAGTATTTGTAATATGTGATGTTGAAGAACACAATGGGGAATGGGCAAGAACTGAAATGCATGATGAGTGGTTGGGATTCTCTCATTCACTTATAAGAGGATGGGCAGAAAAAGCTGGATTTTCAGATGTGCAGGTAAAGAGTACAGGACTCAAATGCAAAGGATATTCAAGTAAAGGTGAGTGCACAGAACCAGGAATATTTATGGCAAGAGGCATACGAAAGGAGAAATAAAATGAATATTGAATCTTTATTAATACACGGTGGAATAGATGGGGATAAAAATACTGGTGCAGTTAGTGTGCCTATATATCAAACCTCAACGTACAAGCAAAAGGGATTAGGTGAAAACGAAGGGTATGAGTATTCAAGAACTGGGAATCCAACTAGAGAAGCTGTTGAAAAACTTATAGCCGATATTGAAAATGGACATGCAGGATTTGCTTTTTCTTCCGGCATGGCCGCCATATCGGCGGTATTGATGTTATTTAAAAGTGGAGACAAAATAATTATATCTGACAACGTCTATGGTGGAACTTACAGGGTACTGGACAAGATATTTAAAAATTTTAATCTGGAATTCGAACTTGTAGATACAAGTAATATCGAGGCTGTTGAGAACAGCATTACAGAAGATGTCAAGGCAATTTATATCGAGACACCGACCAATCCTCTCATGACAATAACAGATATAAAAAAGATATCGGAACTTGCAAAGAAAAAAAATATATTGACAATTGTAGATAATACTTTTATGACACCATATCTTCAAAGGCCCATAGAACTTGGGGCGGATATAGTAATTCACAGTGCAACTAAATATCTTGGAGGGCACAGTGATCTAGTTGCTGGACTTGCTGTAGTGAATAGTCAGGAACTGGCGGAAAGACTCCACTTTATACAGAATTCTACAGGTGGAATATTAAACCCTTTTGACAGCTGGCTTTTAATAAGGGGTATAAAGACATTATCGGTCAGAATGGACAGACATGAACAAAATGCAGAATATATATCTGAGCTGTTGAGCAAGAATCCATCTATTGAAAAGATATATTACCCTGGACTTGAAAATCATATAGGTCATGGTATTCAGAAAGTTCAGGCCAGTGGATATGGAGCAATAATTTCATTTGTGCTGAAGAATGATGTGAATATAAACACATTTTTTAAGAGCTTGAAATTGATAACCTTTGGTGAGAGTCTCGGGGGAGTTGAATCCTTGGTATGTCATCCTGCCACAATGACACATGCAGCCATACCTTCTGAAATAAGGCAAAAAGTTGGAATCGTGGATAATCTAGTTAGATTATCAGTTGGGATAGAAAGCAAAGAAGATCTTATAAAAGATTTAAATAATGCAATAGAAGTATCGAAATAAACATTTTGGAGGTATATTTTAATGAATTTCTACAATGATATAAAGGAAATGATAGGGAAT
Proteins encoded in this region:
- a CDS encoding DUF4367 domain-containing protein yields the protein MKDNIKFFRDIVNSSLKDIHMTDELKQETLSRCKKQNKMRIRPAYVAGICAAFMAFATTGYSYLFPDKIDKKYSLNISATERQLENLGNLIKNSIINPSLNNTALKDDKYAYNNKENTQNADKASKDLKDTKHTTDINDKSSADTKINDILNPVNNVPSAKDKTENKIAPKDIQSEIVSTDSEGKKQADGDVSSNQASLEKNTSEENNNVQKNTSASISSVSPHLMNMNSVENSFGHKVAKPSHIPDGFKLVNINIPDNDNEKFVKMNYAYKDQHFTILQDRNINFNNNVGEKLYINGAQAYSSWVENCSELRVALNKNNIQYVIQGNISKETLVSIMESMD
- a CDS encoding sigma-70 family RNA polymerase sigma factor; the protein is MDNELERLMNSYGNDVLRTAFVYLKDRHLAEDVFQEVFIKVYKNFHKFNGQSSEKTWILAITINTCRDVLRSSWIKRVLRFQDPEYGVLNIRENSIDIDSKAIKNIEYEDLLKKVMDLPKKYKEVILLYYYNELSTPEISQTLKIPEGTVRSRLYRARDLLKYNIGGTIEYEG
- a CDS encoding methyl-accepting chemotaxis protein, giving the protein MNKNGDLHADSLKKSFFKSYLIFFALIVFSIIVISAIAFFSSKSALTKLGETALNNKVQMGLAMMESLENQVDAGKISRNDAQELFRTKMLNAKGKDGKTRNLNSKLEMNVQAYMYAIDKNGKEMMHPFKEGENISNIKDGSGNSVVKLIIDEGNNPKNNGIIHFQWKNPGEKSTRAKMDAVAYFQPWGWYVNVGCYESDFYKPVYKILRFIIIVSLVLMAASMFFIMSIMKKKIEPLQNIVQSMEWVSKGNMQVKVDVKNSDEMGYIGNIFNRMTLNIRDILVKIKQITEVLDHKVEAINSSSDIASQNSNNVKEAMDQISSAINNSAKDMQESFNSIKFLSENIDEVRNSSVAMKDEAASATSLNSRIVEVLADLEDKSSQSIASSKDINDKIEKLLGKSNEISGIVNVIENISNEINLLSLNASIESARAGEAGRGFSVVSEQIKKLSNDTSDSVSKIRSLIDDLISTINTSADSVKESGTVAESQIATINETKNTLNKVSSFIQKIPEIIKKNVDKIDDVHKNADVVTSSMDLVVSATEEISASSEEINASTSEVSQNVGHIRNLSDELRDFSNELNSKLSHFKL
- a CDS encoding class I SAM-dependent methyltransferase; translated protein: MNSVGYFDSIADKWNVIREEYFEDKLKYIALSQFDIKDKICADLGCGTGFISQALSIDAKLVFSIDNSRNMLRQLHNETLEKGIKNIYPIKGSISDLPLFDESIDAVFINMALHHVVDAEKAVREMYRVLKKDGVFVICDVEEHNGEWARTEMHDEWLGFSHSLIRGWAEKAGFSDVQVKSTGLKCKGYSSKGECTEPGIFMARGIRKEK
- a CDS encoding bifunctional cystathionine gamma-lyase/homocysteine desulfhydrase — its product is MNIESLLIHGGIDGDKNTGAVSVPIYQTSTYKQKGLGENEGYEYSRTGNPTREAVEKLIADIENGHAGFAFSSGMAAISAVLMLFKSGDKIIISDNVYGGTYRVLDKIFKNFNLEFELVDTSNIEAVENSITEDVKAIYIETPTNPLMTITDIKKISELAKKKNILTIVDNTFMTPYLQRPIELGADIVIHSATKYLGGHSDLVAGLAVVNSQELAERLHFIQNSTGGILNPFDSWLLIRGIKTLSVRMDRHEQNAEYISELLSKNPSIEKIYYPGLENHIGHGIQKVQASGYGAIISFVLKNDVNINTFFKSLKLITFGESLGGVESLVCHPATMTHAAIPSEIRQKVGIVDNLVRLSVGIESKEDLIKDLNNAIEVSK